A region from the Methanofollis sp. genome encodes:
- a CDS encoding phosphoglycerol geranylgeranyltransferase: protein MHQNWKNWAHVTKLDPDKHLNQEAIEGVATSGTDAVLLSGTLNVTPENLAELREQVEGYGIPLVVEPADPSGAVFEGVDMLFVPSVLNTPDARWVVGKHQQWALQSPDIPWDRVVPEAYIVLNPASAVGKVTKAVCDLAPAEVAAYARVAEHYFHFPIVYIEYSGTYGNPAIVKAASEAVDNAVLYYGGGIDSAEKAAEMGQYADTIVVGNAVYEKGLDALRATVRAVQ from the coding sequence ATGCATCAGAACTGGAAGAACTGGGCACATGTGACAAAACTCGATCCAGACAAACACCTCAACCAGGAAGCGATCGAAGGGGTCGCCACGAGCGGGACCGACGCGGTCCTCCTCTCCGGCACCCTCAATGTGACGCCGGAGAACCTTGCCGAACTCCGCGAGCAGGTCGAAGGCTATGGCATCCCCCTCGTCGTCGAACCGGCCGACCCCTCGGGGGCCGTCTTCGAGGGCGTCGACATGCTCTTTGTCCCGAGCGTCCTCAACACCCCGGACGCCCGCTGGGTGGTCGGCAAACACCAGCAGTGGGCGCTCCAGAGCCCCGACATCCCCTGGGACCGCGTGGTGCCCGAGGCCTACATCGTCCTCAACCCGGCCTCCGCGGTCGGGAAGGTGACGAAGGCCGTCTGCGACCTCGCCCCTGCCGAGGTCGCGGCCTATGCCCGCGTCGCCGAGCACTACTTCCACTTCCCGATCGTGTACATCGAGTACTCGGGGACCTACGGCAACCCCGCCATCGTGAAAGCGGCGTCCGAAGCCGTTGATAACGCAGTGCTCTACTACGGCGGCGGCATCGACTCCGCGGAGAAGGCCGCGGAGATGGGGCAGTACGCCGACACGATCGTCGTCGGCAACGCCGTCTATGAGAAAGGCCTCGATGCCCTGAGAGCGACGGTCAGGGCCGTCCAGTGA
- a CDS encoding RNA methyltransferase, producing the protein MPEIAIVLVEPLYEGNVGSVARAMKNFGFTRLVLVDPCTLGDEAHAHASHALDVLEGAERKSLDEVYAESDLVVATTGELSKSVCTSMRMPYYTPSEIRSIVGEVDGRVSILFGRENWGLNNDEVSRCDLICTIPTAEIYPIMNLSHAVAVVCYELAHLPRGTYRLAGKTQREALIEHFGNFLARIEHPDHKRANTLLMLRRVLGRTALTTREVTTFHGLLRRTEWHLDHPGEEQSP; encoded by the coding sequence ATGCCCGAGATAGCGATCGTCCTTGTGGAACCCCTGTACGAGGGGAATGTCGGTTCTGTCGCCCGGGCCATGAAAAACTTCGGGTTCACCAGACTCGTGCTGGTCGACCCCTGCACCCTCGGGGACGAGGCCCATGCCCATGCTTCCCATGCGCTCGACGTCCTCGAAGGTGCCGAGAGAAAGAGCCTCGACGAGGTTTATGCAGAGAGCGACCTCGTCGTGGCGACGACAGGCGAACTCTCCAAGTCGGTCTGCACCTCGATGCGGATGCCCTACTACACGCCGTCCGAGATCAGGTCGATCGTCGGCGAGGTCGACGGACGGGTGAGCATCCTCTTCGGCCGGGAGAACTGGGGACTGAACAACGACGAGGTCTCGCGCTGCGACCTCATCTGCACCATCCCGACCGCCGAGATCTACCCGATCATGAACCTCTCCCATGCCGTCGCCGTCGTCTGCTACGAACTCGCCCACCTGCCGCGCGGCACCTACCGCCTTGCCGGAAAGACCCAGCGCGAGGCCCTTATCGAGCACTTCGGAAACTTTCTTGCCAGGATCGAGCACCCCGACCACAAGCGCGCCAACACCCTGCTGATGCTCCGCCGCGTCCTCGGGAGGACGGCGCTGACCACGCGCGAGGTCACGACCTTCCACGGCCTCCTCCGCAGGACAGAGTGGCACCTCGACCACCCGGGCGAGGAGCAATCACCTTAA
- a CDS encoding flavodoxin family protein, which produces MSHTEPRKNVTLLMGSPRRNGSTHLLVQEAARALRDQGVATQEVFLDDLTIHDCRGCHGCKQERNDRCVVQDDMQRVYRMMESSCGLVVAAPVYFGYVPAMTKAWLDRLVPYIGMDMSPAFPGSCPVSFIFVQNMPDPSLFEPALRSFTDAVAMSGLAVRECLVATDCEMGLKPPVTERPDLMERAYSLGRDLIAMRPEAKK; this is translated from the coding sequence ATGTCACACACCGAACCCCGGAAAAATGTCACGCTTCTCATGGGCAGTCCCCGAAGGAACGGCAGCACCCACCTCCTCGTACAGGAAGCAGCGCGTGCGCTCCGCGATCAGGGCGTCGCAACGCAGGAGGTCTTCCTGGACGACCTCACAATCCACGACTGCCGCGGCTGCCATGGATGCAAACAGGAGCGTAACGACCGCTGTGTCGTACAGGACGACATGCAGCGGGTGTACCGTATGATGGAATCATCCTGCGGCCTGGTTGTTGCAGCACCGGTCTATTTCGGGTACGTCCCGGCCATGACAAAGGCGTGGCTCGACCGCCTCGTGCCCTATATCGGGATGGATATGTCCCCGGCATTTCCCGGTTCCTGCCCGGTCTCCTTCATCTTCGTGCAGAACATGCCCGACCCCTCCCTCTTCGAGCCGGCACTCCGTTCATTCACGGACGCGGTGGCGATGTCCGGCCTTGCTGTGCGGGAGTGCCTGGTCGCAACAGACTGCGAGATGGGATTAAAGCCGCCGGTCACGGAAAGGCCCGACCTGATGGAGCGGGCGTACTCCCTGGGGAGGGACCTGATTGCAATGCGCCCGGAGGCAAAAAAATGA
- a CDS encoding ACT domain-containing protein: MKKTIITVVGKDTVGIIAKVCTYLAANQVNVEDISQTIVQGYFNMMMIVDTSGSSKPFGEMVHELEALGDEIGVKIRCQHEDIFIKMHRL; the protein is encoded by the coding sequence ATGAAAAAAACCATCATCACTGTCGTCGGGAAAGATACGGTCGGGATCATCGCGAAGGTCTGCACGTACCTCGCCGCCAACCAGGTCAATGTCGAGGACATCTCCCAGACCATCGTGCAGGGCTACTTCAACATGATGATGATCGTCGACACCAGCGGGTCCTCCAAACCATTCGGCGAGATGGTGCATGAACTGGAGGCCCTCGGCGACGAGATCGGCGTGAAGATCAGGTGCCAGCACGAGGACATTTTCATAAAAATGCACCGTCTCTGA
- a CDS encoding PFL family protein encodes MITLFEVNETNKMIEQEKLDVRTITMGISLLDCCDADLDTLNQNIYDKITRVAQDLVSTGREIELDYGIPIVNKRISVTPIALVGGRACTCPEDFVTIARTLDKAARDTQVNFLGGYSALVSKGMTKADRGLIRSIPAALASTERVCSSVNIGSTRTGINMDAVKLMGEIVKETAEATKENSSLGCAKLVVFCNAPDDNPFMAGAFHGVTEADAVINVGVSGPGVVKHALESVRGANFEVLCETVKKTAFKVTRVGQLVAQEASERLGVPFGIVDLSLAPTPAVGDSVAGILEEMGLESVGAPGTTAALALLNDQVKKGGVMASSFVGGLSGAFIPVSEDQGMIDAVNRGALTIEKLEAMTCVCSVGLDMIAIPGDTPATTIAGIIADEAAIGMVNQKTTAVRLIPVIGKGVGDTVEFGGLLGHAPIQPVNRFGCADFINRGGRIPAPIHSFKN; translated from the coding sequence ATGATCACTCTCTTTGAGGTCAATGAGACGAACAAGATGATCGAGCAGGAGAAGCTCGATGTCCGCACCATTACGATGGGCATCAGCCTCCTGGACTGCTGTGACGCAGATCTGGACACCCTGAACCAGAATATCTACGACAAGATCACCCGCGTCGCACAGGACCTCGTCTCCACAGGCAGGGAGATCGAGCTCGACTATGGCATCCCCATCGTCAATAAACGCATCTCCGTCACCCCGATCGCGCTCGTGGGCGGGCGGGCCTGCACCTGTCCGGAGGACTTCGTGACGATTGCCCGGACCCTCGATAAGGCCGCCAGGGACACGCAGGTGAACTTTCTCGGCGGCTACTCGGCCCTCGTCTCCAAGGGGATGACGAAGGCCGATCGCGGCCTCATCCGCTCCATCCCCGCGGCCCTCGCGTCCACGGAGAGGGTCTGCAGTTCGGTCAATATCGGCTCCACAAGGACGGGCATCAACATGGACGCCGTCAAACTGATGGGCGAGATCGTGAAGGAGACGGCCGAGGCGACGAAGGAGAACAGTTCTCTCGGGTGTGCGAAACTCGTCGTCTTCTGCAACGCTCCCGACGACAACCCCTTCATGGCCGGCGCCTTCCACGGCGTGACCGAGGCTGACGCCGTCATCAACGTCGGCGTCAGCGGGCCGGGCGTCGTCAAGCATGCCCTCGAAAGCGTGCGGGGCGCGAACTTCGAGGTGCTCTGCGAGACCGTGAAGAAGACGGCCTTCAAGGTCACCCGCGTCGGCCAGCTGGTCGCGCAGGAGGCCTCGGAGAGGCTCGGCGTCCCCTTCGGCATCGTCGACCTCTCCCTGGCGCCGACCCCTGCCGTGGGCGACAGCGTGGCCGGTATCCTGGAGGAGATGGGCCTCGAGTCCGTCGGCGCTCCCGGCACGACGGCCGCCCTCGCCCTCCTGAACGACCAGGTGAAGAAAGGGGGCGTCATGGCGAGCTCCTTCGTCGGCGGCCTCAGCGGCGCCTTCATCCCGGTCAGCGAGGACCAGGGCATGATCGACGCCGTCAACCGCGGCGCCCTGACGATCGAGAAACTGGAGGCCATGACCTGCGTCTGCTCGGTCGGCCTGGACATGATCGCAATCCCGGGCGACACGCCGGCGACCACGATCGCCGGCATCATCGCCGACGAGGCGGCGATCGGCATGGTGAACCAGAAGACGACCGCCGTCCGCCTCATCCCTGTCATCGGGAAGGGCGTCGGGGACACGGTGGAGTTCGGCGGGTTGCTCGGCCATGCGCCGATTCAGCCGGTCAACAGGTTCGGCTGTGCGGACTTCATCAACCGCGGCGGCAGGATCCCCGCGCCGATTCACAGTTTCAAAAATTAA
- a CDS encoding threonine--tRNA ligase: protein MRLLLIHSDHIDYKAQKKTPVAEEGAVLSDALDEALVAFCAIESADEEDIDDVVAQAVTEIRKTTAQLQTDRVLIYPYAHLSSDLAAPDVAKKALKAIEEDLKASGDLTVKRAPFGWYKAFTLSCKGHPLSELSRTILPGEGEEGAKPAKKQVTHTFFVLTPEGERLDAESCCDDSAFGSLVKKELGKPTAAGGEPIHVDLMRSKELVDYEPASDVGHLRWMPRGRLVRDLLEDYVLGLVLDYGGMPVETPVMYDLGDPAISEHAAKFGERQYRFKSGNRNMMLRFAACFGMFSFMRDMHISPNTLPMKMYELSTYSFRHEQSGEVIGLKRLRAFTMPDMHTLCRDMDNALTCFEEQLRMGWQTGSDLETPLVGAFRCTQEFYDQHEDWIKKIVKESGVPLFIEVLSDRVHYWIAKIDLAAIDGQGRPIENPTVQIDVESSTRFNISYRDVEGTEVHPPILHCSPTGSIERVICAMLENTAYQSVPHLPTWLSPTQVRFIPVAERHVAYAADLCEKFNAAGVRADHDDRDESVNKKIREAGTEWVPYVAVIGDREMDEGKLTVTVRKLSEPKKPHKEEMAADALIAAVKEECAGKPFRPMYTAKKLSIRPRFI from the coding sequence ATGCGGCTTCTCTTAATTCACTCAGACCACATTGATTATAAGGCGCAGAAGAAGACGCCGGTCGCCGAGGAGGGGGCAGTTCTCTCAGATGCCCTCGACGAGGCGCTCGTCGCCTTCTGTGCCATCGAATCGGCAGACGAAGAAGATATCGACGACGTCGTCGCCCAGGCAGTCACCGAGATCAGGAAGACGACGGCTCAGCTCCAGACCGACCGGGTGCTCATCTACCCGTACGCCCACCTGAGCTCAGACCTTGCGGCACCCGACGTTGCCAAAAAGGCGCTCAAGGCCATCGAAGAGGACCTCAAGGCCTCGGGCGACCTGACCGTAAAGCGCGCTCCCTTCGGCTGGTACAAGGCCTTCACCCTATCGTGCAAGGGCCACCCCCTCTCAGAACTCTCCAGGACGATCCTGCCGGGAGAAGGGGAAGAGGGTGCAAAGCCCGCGAAGAAGCAGGTCACCCACACGTTCTTCGTCCTCACCCCCGAGGGCGAGCGGCTGGACGCGGAGTCCTGCTGCGACGACTCGGCCTTCGGTTCCCTCGTAAAGAAGGAACTCGGAAAGCCGACGGCTGCCGGCGGCGAGCCGATCCACGTCGACCTGATGCGCTCCAAGGAGCTCGTCGACTACGAACCGGCCTCTGATGTCGGCCACCTCCGCTGGATGCCCCGCGGCAGGCTGGTGCGCGACCTCCTTGAGGACTATGTCCTCGGCCTCGTCCTGGACTACGGCGGCATGCCTGTCGAGACGCCGGTGATGTACGACCTCGGCGACCCCGCGATATCCGAGCACGCGGCAAAGTTCGGCGAGAGGCAGTACCGCTTCAAGAGCGGGAACAGGAACATGATGCTCCGGTTCGCGGCCTGCTTCGGCATGTTCTCGTTCATGCGCGACATGCACATCTCCCCGAACACCCTGCCGATGAAGATGTACGAACTCTCCACGTACTCGTTCAGGCACGAGCAGTCGGGCGAGGTCATCGGGCTGAAGAGGCTCAGGGCCTTCACGATGCCGGACATGCACACCCTCTGCCGTGACATGGACAACGCCCTCACCTGCTTCGAGGAACAGCTCCGCATGGGCTGGCAGACCGGGTCGGACCTTGAGACCCCGCTCGTCGGGGCGTTCAGGTGCACGCAGGAGTTCTACGACCAGCACGAGGACTGGATCAAGAAGATCGTGAAGGAGTCGGGCGTGCCCCTCTTCATCGAGGTGCTCTCCGACCGCGTCCACTACTGGATCGCGAAGATCGACCTCGCCGCCATCGACGGCCAGGGCAGACCGATCGAGAACCCGACCGTCCAGATCGACGTGGAGAGTTCCACCCGGTTCAATATCAGCTACCGCGACGTCGAGGGCACCGAGGTTCACCCGCCCATCCTCCACTGCTCCCCGACGGGCTCGATCGAGCGCGTGATCTGCGCCATGCTCGAGAACACCGCCTACCAGTCTGTGCCGCACCTGCCCACCTGGCTCTCCCCGACGCAGGTCAGGTTCATCCCGGTCGCGGAGAGGCATGTGGCCTATGCCGCCGACCTCTGCGAAAAGTTCAACGCCGCCGGCGTCAGGGCCGACCACGACGACCGCGACGAGTCGGTGAACAAGAAGATCCGCGAGGCCGGGACAGAGTGGGTGCCCTACGTGGCCGTCATCGGCGACCGCGAGATGGACGAGGGGAAACTGACCGTGACTGTCAGGAAACTCTCCGAGCCGAAGAAGCCGCACAAGGAAGAGATGGCAGCCGACGCCCTGATCGCCGCCGTGAAGGAAGAGTGCGCAGGCAAGCCCTTCCGCCCCATGTACACCGCGAAGAAGCTCTCTATCAGGCCGCGGTTCATCTGA
- the dcd gene encoding dCTP deaminase produces MILVDWQIEDRIRRGQISIDPYDPALIQPNSLDIRLGDHFVWYEPGEDVIDPYEKESVTSHVRETRAASVVMDPGDFMLAETLEAVTLPDNVVASIEGKSSIARLGIELHQTGGWIDAGFRGTITLEMCNVNQRPVRMYAGMPIGQLVFYTTERVENPYNLKKDAKYMDQRQATLSRYHENEKSV; encoded by the coding sequence ATGATCCTTGTTGACTGGCAGATCGAGGACCGCATCAGGCGGGGGCAGATCAGCATCGACCCCTATGACCCGGCCCTCATACAACCCAACTCCCTGGACATCAGGCTCGGGGACCATTTTGTCTGGTACGAACCGGGCGAGGACGTCATCGATCCCTACGAGAAAGAGAGCGTCACCTCCCATGTGCGCGAGACCCGCGCCGCGTCGGTCGTCATGGACCCGGGCGATTTCATGCTCGCAGAGACGCTCGAAGCCGTGACCCTCCCCGACAACGTCGTCGCCAGCATCGAAGGGAAAAGTTCCATCGCCCGTCTTGGAATCGAACTCCACCAGACCGGCGGATGGATTGACGCAGGTTTCCGGGGCACCATCACCCTGGAGATGTGCAATGTCAACCAGCGGCCTGTGCGCATGTACGCCGGGATGCCGATCGGCCAGCTTGTCTTCTACACGACCGAACGTGTTGAGAACCCGTATAACCTGAAGAAGGACGCAAAATACATGGACCAGCGCCAGGCGACTCTCTCGCGGTACCACGAGAACGAGAAGAGTGTTTGA
- a CDS encoding fasciclin domain-containing protein yields the protein MKSIHWMPLIGIVLLACIFPVQGAPDSGPGFVTNQMDVTLSLMPAEAEIGTNETTTYDVVGVCNPPGAMNETACIDSYNITVSLDDGMVGEITEIVFPEDVSMGESGTVPGDSVWVTAQNLTPPGAAAENQTLFTVTVRGDAAGTTGVTLTPDMVVDGQGGTPTVTTVPANLTVTGEAGQTIYETAVADGNFTTLVTALDLTGLNATLDEPGTYTVFAPTDAAFANLPAGVLDSLLNDTGALENVLLYHVVGETYTAADIAGMTELRTLLGENVTVTVDEANGTVMINDAMVTAADIECTNGIVHVIDAVLIPPEPAGLEANFTADVTAGEAPLNVQFTDLSTGDVTVWYWDFGDGAFSTEQNPAHMYNTSGTFNVNLTVSDDTGASDNFEILDYINVSEPPPVIVPEIFFVPLNASVDVGSTVEYTLILNTAPDGLAGYTLNVDSGTEGVAEIVNVSYPDWAMPINTSALPDTTVEIKAGDMMDNITAGATNVSLANITVLGMMEGQANLSVEVVRMTADGGGPIMPDMMAASINVTPIATPPTPFPGYENPPTDPNNDGKYEDVNGNGEIEYDDVIALNTNMQWVEENNLVPLFDFNNNGKVDYDDIVMLFDMI from the coding sequence ATGAAATCAATACATTGGATGCCTTTGATCGGCATCGTGCTGCTCGCCTGCATCTTTCCGGTGCAGGGGGCCCCGGACAGCGGCCCGGGATTCGTAACGAACCAGATGGACGTCACTCTCAGCCTCATGCCCGCAGAGGCGGAGATCGGCACGAACGAGACGACGACCTATGACGTGGTGGGGGTCTGCAACCCGCCGGGAGCGATGAACGAGACGGCGTGCATCGACAGTTACAACATCACCGTCAGCCTCGACGACGGTATGGTGGGCGAGATCACGGAGATCGTCTTCCCTGAAGATGTAAGCATGGGTGAGAGCGGAACGGTGCCCGGCGACAGCGTCTGGGTAACGGCTCAGAACCTCACCCCGCCAGGTGCCGCCGCTGAGAACCAGACTCTCTTCACGGTGACGGTGCGCGGCGACGCCGCGGGCACGACCGGGGTCACCCTGACGCCCGACATGGTCGTTGACGGGCAGGGCGGCACGCCGACGGTCACCACCGTACCGGCAAACCTGACGGTCACCGGCGAGGCAGGCCAGACCATCTACGAGACCGCGGTCGCCGACGGGAACTTCACGACTCTCGTTACCGCCCTCGACCTCACGGGCCTGAACGCCACTCTCGATGAACCAGGCACGTACACTGTCTTCGCGCCGACAGACGCCGCATTTGCGAACCTGCCGGCAGGCGTGCTCGACAGCCTGCTCAACGACACCGGGGCGCTCGAAAACGTCCTCCTCTACCATGTGGTCGGAGAGACGTACACCGCTGCAGATATTGCCGGGATGACCGAACTCCGGACGCTGCTCGGTGAGAACGTCACCGTCACCGTGGACGAGGCGAACGGCACCGTCATGATCAACGACGCCATGGTGACAGCCGCAGACATCGAGTGCACGAACGGCATCGTCCATGTCATCGACGCGGTCCTGATCCCGCCCGAACCCGCAGGGCTGGAGGCCAATTTCACGGCCGACGTGACGGCCGGTGAAGCGCCGCTGAACGTCCAGTTCACCGACCTCTCCACAGGCGACGTGACCGTCTGGTACTGGGACTTCGGTGACGGTGCGTTCTCGACCGAGCAGAACCCTGCTCATATGTATAACACCAGCGGGACCTTCAATGTCAACCTGACCGTGTCCGACGACACCGGCGCCAGCGACAACTTTGAAATCCTCGACTACATCAATGTCAGCGAACCGCCGCCGGTCATCGTCCCCGAGATCTTCTTTGTGCCCCTGAACGCATCTGTCGACGTGGGGAGCACGGTCGAATACACCCTGATCCTCAACACGGCCCCTGACGGCCTTGCCGGATACACCCTGAACGTGGACTCCGGGACCGAGGGTGTCGCCGAGATCGTCAATGTCTCCTATCCAGACTGGGCGATGCCGATCAACACCTCGGCACTGCCTGACACGACCGTGGAGATAAAGGCCGGTGACATGATGGACAATATCACGGCCGGGGCCACGAATGTCAGCCTCGCAAACATAACGGTCCTCGGCATGATGGAGGGCCAGGCCAACCTCAGCGTCGAGGTCGTCAGGATGACGGCCGACGGAGGAGGACCGATCATGCCCGACATGATGGCCGCCTCGATCAACGTGACGCCGATAGCGACGCCACCCACGCCGTTCCCGGGATACGAGAACCCGCCGACAGACCCGAATAACGACGGGAAGTACGAGGACGTCAATGGAAACGGGGAGATCGAGTACGACGACGTCATCGCCCTCAACACCAACATGCAGTGGGTCGAGGAGAACAACCTGGTGCCTCTCTTCGACTTCAACAACAATGGCAAGGTCGACTATGACGACATTGTCATGCTCTTCGACATGATCTAA
- a CDS encoding DNA topoisomerase I translates to MHLIVAEKNISARRIAAILARDQKVTTRKEGGVDTYAFGDTVIVGLKGHVVEVDFEAGYTNWRSEERPPRSLIDAGIVKKPTEKKIVALLQKLAKKADRVVIATDFDAEGELIGKEALELVREVNTGVQILRAKFSAITPQEIGRAFSELAELDFALAAAGESRQVIDLMWGASLTRFISIAAKRGGENILSVGRVQSPTLAMIVDREREIEAFVPEKYWMLTLDTKKGADSLELRHTHGRFTDHAEALAAEARTQDPLTVTEVREGVKNDRAPTPFDTTALLVAAGRIGFSASNAMRIAEDLYMNGFISYPRTDNTVYPPSLNLGEVLDTLKNTVFARDVAWVEMHRRPEPTRGKKSSTDHPPIHPTGAASREQLGDDRWKIYELVVRRFLATLSPDAVWNTMKVNFDAGGEPYTITGGRLKEEGWRRVYLYSEAAEHVIPACTVGERLPILGKDLEEKETAPPPRYTQSRLIQKMEELGLGTKSTRHEVIQKLVSRRYVQGNPLRPTLVGMAVIESLEGHADTITRPDMTRTLESHMQQIKENRRTKDDVVGESREMLHSVFEDLEAHENQIGDEIIGRTVEEKTVGPCPVCGKKLQIRQAHGASQFIGCSGYPECSFNISLPGVQWGKAIRLDKVCERHELNHIRLIRKGARPWDIGCPLCSHIESNTETLRMMPHMTDGLIGRLHARHIYTVPELAHMPAGDLAQKLDVDEKMAGILVSEANEVLDRLRRRSELKKFIRAEIPPRRGRSHAKIAKKLLEAGIDDITSLAAANPQKIAQVGISAEEADGLLAKARALCSERRLREVGLPAVSIKKYVGAGLQGPEDFATLHPAYISAASGIRVETVCRHAEAACSTIGLKNPAKITQKKLEKGREELLAIPGIGEATLEKLYRAGITDAASLAAADPEEAARKSGIPAAKIREYSASLSTGHTPQE, encoded by the coding sequence TCATCGACGCCGGGATCGTCAAGAAGCCAACAGAAAAGAAGATCGTCGCCCTGCTCCAGAAACTCGCGAAGAAGGCCGACCGCGTCGTCATCGCCACCGACTTCGATGCCGAGGGCGAACTGATCGGCAAGGAAGCCCTCGAACTCGTCAGGGAAGTGAACACGGGCGTGCAGATCCTGCGGGCGAAGTTCTCGGCAATCACGCCGCAGGAGATCGGGCGGGCCTTCTCCGAACTTGCAGAACTCGACTTCGCCCTTGCGGCCGCGGGCGAATCGCGCCAGGTCATCGACCTGATGTGGGGTGCGTCCCTGACGCGGTTCATCTCCATCGCCGCGAAACGCGGGGGGGAGAACATCCTCTCGGTCGGCCGCGTCCAGAGTCCGACCCTTGCGATGATCGTCGACCGCGAGAGGGAGATCGAGGCCTTCGTGCCCGAGAAGTACTGGATGCTCACCCTCGACACGAAAAAGGGCGCCGACTCCCTTGAACTCCGCCACACCCACGGCCGGTTCACCGACCACGCGGAGGCCCTCGCCGCCGAGGCGCGGACACAGGATCCCCTCACCGTCACCGAGGTGCGGGAAGGGGTCAAGAACGACCGGGCGCCGACGCCCTTCGACACCACGGCCCTCCTCGTCGCCGCAGGCAGGATCGGCTTTTCCGCATCGAACGCGATGCGCATCGCCGAAGACCTGTACATGAACGGTTTCATCTCGTACCCGAGGACGGACAACACCGTCTATCCGCCAAGCCTGAACCTCGGCGAGGTGCTCGACACACTGAAAAACACGGTCTTCGCACGGGACGTCGCCTGGGTCGAGATGCACAGGCGGCCCGAACCGACGCGGGGGAAGAAGTCGAGCACCGACCACCCGCCCATCCACCCGACCGGCGCCGCAAGCCGCGAGCAACTCGGCGACGATCGGTGGAAGATCTACGAACTTGTCGTGCGGCGGTTCCTTGCAACCCTCTCGCCCGACGCCGTCTGGAACACTATGAAGGTGAACTTCGACGCCGGCGGCGAACCGTACACCATCACAGGCGGACGCCTGAAGGAAGAGGGATGGCGGCGGGTCTACCTGTACAGCGAGGCCGCGGAGCACGTGATCCCGGCCTGCACCGTCGGCGAACGCCTCCCCATTCTCGGAAAAGACCTTGAAGAGAAGGAGACCGCCCCGCCGCCGCGCTACACCCAGAGCCGGCTCATCCAGAAGATGGAGGAACTCGGCCTCGGCACGAAGTCCACGCGCCACGAGGTGATCCAGAAACTCGTCTCCCGGCGGTACGTGCAGGGCAACCCCCTGCGCCCCACCCTCGTCGGCATGGCGGTGATCGAGTCCCTGGAAGGCCACGCCGATACGATCACGCGGCCCGACATGACCCGCACCCTCGAGTCCCACATGCAGCAGATCAAGGAAAACAGACGGACAAAGGACGACGTCGTCGGCGAGTCGCGGGAGATGCTCCACTCCGTCTTCGAAGACCTTGAGGCGCACGAGAACCAGATCGGGGACGAGATCATCGGCAGGACCGTCGAGGAGAAGACCGTCGGCCCCTGCCCGGTCTGCGGGAAAAAACTCCAGATCAGGCAGGCGCACGGGGCCTCCCAGTTCATCGGGTGTTCCGGGTACCCCGAATGCTCCTTTAACATCAGCCTCCCCGGCGTCCAGTGGGGGAAGGCGATCAGGCTCGACAAAGTCTGCGAACGCCACGAACTCAACCACATCAGGCTGATCAGGAAAGGCGCCAGGCCCTGGGACATCGGCTGCCCGCTCTGCTCCCACATCGAGTCGAACACCGAGACCCTGCGGATGATGCCCCACATGACAGACGGCCTCATCGGACGTCTCCACGCCCGCCACATCTACACGGTCCCCGAACTCGCCCATATGCCGGCAGGGGACCTGGCGCAGAAACTCGATGTCGACGAGAAGATGGCCGGGATACTCGTCTCCGAGGCAAACGAGGTGCTCGACCGCCTCCGCAGGCGTTCCGAACTGAAGAAGTTCATCAGGGCCGAGATCCCGCCGAGGCGCGGGAGAAGCCATGCGAAGATCGCAAAGAAACTGCTCGAAGCCGGTATCGACGACATCACCTCCCTTGCCGCGGCGAACCCGCAAAAAATCGCCCAGGTCGGGATCTCCGCAGAGGAGGCAGACGGACTCCTGGCAAAGGCCCGGGCCCTCTGCAGCGAGCGCCGGTTGCGGGAGGTCGGTCTCCCCGCAGTGAGCATCAAAAAATATGTCGGCGCAGGGCTCCAGGGCCCCGAGGACTTCGCCACCCTCCACCCCGCGTACATCAGCGCGGCGAGCGGGATCAGGGTCGAGACGGTCTGCCGCCATGCCGAGGCGGCCTGCAGCACCATCGGGCTGAAAAATCCGGCAAAGATCACCCAGAAGAAACTGGAAAAAGGGCGGGAAGAACTCCTGGCAATTCCGGGCATCGGCGAGGCGACTCTCGAAAAACTCTACAGGGCCGGGATCACCGACGCGGCCAGCCTCGCCGCCGCCGATCCCGAAGAAGCCGCACGGAAGAGCGGTATCCCCGCAGCAAAGATCAGGGAGTACAGCGCATCTCTATCGACAGGACACACACCACAGGAGTGA